In Nicotiana tabacum cultivar K326 chromosome 19, ASM71507v2, whole genome shotgun sequence, one DNA window encodes the following:
- the LOC107798210 gene encoding protein kinase STUNTED: protein MGSNQFIISLFPNLYIHTHKKVQCAILSLNAFLEREREKAKNTPLHTAPFSLQITMKVCTGNCSIVESDSNIINYSDKNSGAGEDVGGGGRVVAVVGVKLDSRSKELLTWALVKVAQPGDHVVAVHVLDPNTTEKPEPIALVKTFDSMLAAYEGFCNLKQVHLKLKVCRGSPVRKVLAREAKLESATNLIVGTSGNHHTIRSSVSIAKYCARKVAKSISVIAVDNGKIVYQRDSGASSVGDESSDSDVPESRFKRRKTLRKSPLSLTPKKAAEKNSCPENNAMALVPVRSVEVHQSKSRWALLRRVFLHNVVASEKSPTKRSSMMQWVWKRPSRQSFAAIYPDHKQSVSDKDEPHRTKLDEEKGAIIPFGSDASALSDERFIILPEELEGLTERYSSICRLFSYQELCSATSSFLPENLIGKGGSSKVYKGCLPDGKQLAVKILKPSKVVAKQFRSEIEIITTLHHIHIISLFGFCLEENNLLLVYDLLSRGSLEENLHGSERDQNSLSWEDRYKVALGVAEALDHLHNAADGPIIHRDVKSSNILLSDDFVPQLSDFGLATLASSCSYHLDSADVAGTFGYLAPEYFMQGKITEKIDVYAFGVVLLELLTGKKPIDNGNGKGQESLVMWAKQVLKGGKMRELLDPSMIDAYDHDQFERMVLAASLCIRRAPGFRPQIDIVVKLLQGDTETIKWAREEGKASEEVDAVDGEQPASNIQSFINLALMNLEDESPLSCNSTGPTISVEDYLLGRFSRSSSFD, encoded by the exons ATGGGGAGTAATCAATTCATCATTTCTCTTTTTCCTAatttatacatacacacacacaaaaaagtgCAGTGTGCGATTCTTTCTCTCAATGcatttctagagagagaaagagagaaagcgAAAAACACACCATTACACACTGCACCCTTTTCGCTACAAATCACAATGAAAGTGTGTACTGGTAACTGTAGTATTGTGGAAAGCGAcagtaatattattaattatagtGATAAAAATAGTGGCGCCGGAGAAGATGTGGGCGGCGGTGGAAGGGTGGTGGCAGTGGTGGGAGTGAAGTTAGATTCGAGGAGTAAAGAGTTGCTGACGTGGGCTTTGGTTAAGGTTGCTCAGCCTGGAGATCATGTTGTTGCTGTTCATGTTCTCGATCCAAATACTACTG AAAAACCAGAGCCTATTGCATTGGTGAAGACATTTGACTCGATGCTGGCTGCTTATGAAGGCTTCTGCAATTTAAAGCAG GTGCATTTGAAGCTTAAAGTCTGTCGAGGATCACCAGTTCGTAAAGTTCTTGCTCGTGAAGCGAAGTTGGAGAGTGCTACAAATTTGATTGTTGGGACTTCAGGCAACCATCATACCATCCGGTCATCAGTGTCAATTGCAAAGTACTGTGCTAGGAAAGTGGCAAAGAGCATCTCAGTTATTGCTGTTGACAATGGCAAGATCGTCTATCAAAGGGACTCAGGTGCTTCATCAGTTGGAGATGAGTCTAGTGACTCAGATGTGCCCGAATCAAGATTCAAGAGAAGGAAGACATTGAGAAAAAGTCCTTTGAGCTTAACACCTAAAAAAGCTGCGGAAAAAAACTCGTGTCCTGAGAACAATGCTATGGCTTTAGTGCCTGTTAGGAGTGTTGAAGTCCATCAATCAAAGTCTCGGTGGGCACTGCTTCGACGAGTGTTTCTTCACAACGTAGTGGCATCTGAAAAATCTCCTACGAAAAGGTCATCTATGATGCAATGGGTTTGGAAACGACCAAGTCGGCAATCTTTTGCAGCTATCTACCCTGATCATAAACAGAGTGTATCTGACAAGGATGAGCCTCATCGTACAAAGTTGGATGAAGAGAAGGGAGCAATTATTCCTTTTGGAAGTGATGCTAGTGCTCTTTCAGATGAGCGCTTTATTATCCTTCCTGAGGAACTGGAGGGTCTTACTGAGAGGTACTCGTCTATTTGCAGATTGTTCAGCTACCAGGAGCTTTGTTCAGCAACTTCTAGTTTCCTGCCTG AGAATTTGATTGGAAAGGGAGGCAGCAGTAAGGTTTACAAAGGGTGCCTTCCAGACGGCAAGCAGCTGGCTGTAAAAATATTGAAGCCTTCAAAAGTTGTGGCAAAGCAATTTCGTTCAGAGATTGAAATAATTACGACTCTGCACCACATACACATTATTTCACTGTTTGGGTTTTGTTTAGAGGAGAACAACCTTCTGTTGGTTTATGATCTGTTATCCAGAGGAAGCTTAGAAGAGAATCTCCACG GTTCTGAAAGGGATCAAAATTCACTTAGCTGGGAAGATAGGTACAAGGTTGCTTTGGGTGTTGCTGAGGCACTGGACCACCTACACAATGCAGCTGATGGCCCCATAATTCATAGGGATGTGAAATCTTCAAACATTCTCCTGTCTGATGATTTTGTGCCACAG CTTTCAGATTTTGGACTTGCAACATTGGCCTCAAGTTGTTCATATCATTTGGATAGTGCTGATGTTGCTGGAACATTTGG CTACTTGGCTCCAGAGTACTTTATGCAAGGAAAGATAACTGAAAAGATTGATGTCTATGCATTTGGTGTTGTTCTCCTTGAGCTTTTGACTGGTAAAAAGCCAATTGATAACGGAAATGGGAAAGGTCAGGAAAGCTTAGTCATGTGG GCGAAACAAGTTCTGAAGGGTGGGAAAATGAGGGAGTTGCTAGATCCTAGCATGATAGACGCTTATGACCATGATCAATTTGAGAGAATGGTCCTAGCTGCATCACTTTGCATCAGACGAGCTCctggatttagacctcaaattgacaTC GTGGTGAAACTCCTCCAAGGTGACACGGAAACAATTAAGTGGGCGAGAGAAGAAGGCAAAGCTTCAGAGGAAGTAGATGCTGTTGATGGTGAACAACCAGCGTCAAACATACAATCCTTTATTAATCTTGCATTGATGAATTTGGAGGATGAGTCCCCACTTTCCTGTAACAGCACAGGACCAACCATTTCCGTGGAGGATTATTTGCTAGGGAGGTTTAGTCGCTCTTCAAGTTTCGACTAG